The following proteins are co-located in the Pedobacter sp. FW305-3-2-15-E-R2A2 genome:
- a CDS encoding Lrp/AsnC family transcriptional regulator, which translates to MDHIDEFDIQILKQLEIDGRMAYSAIAATLGISNTMVHQRISRLTEQGILTGIKPVLDEKKIGYDWGSFTGITLEKDHDSNRIIEELKKIPEVTECYYISGGYTLYLKIIAKNHEHMRQILYEKIDNIDGIAKTDSIMELGCAFKRNIIL; encoded by the coding sequence ATGGACCACATTGATGAATTTGACATTCAAATATTAAAACAACTGGAAATAGATGGACGAATGGCCTATTCGGCGATTGCTGCCACATTGGGCATCTCCAACACCATGGTTCATCAGCGAATCTCCAGATTAACGGAGCAAGGAATATTGACAGGGATTAAACCTGTTTTAGATGAGAAGAAGATTGGTTACGACTGGGGATCCTTTACCGGGATCACACTCGAGAAAGACCATGACTCCAACAGGATCATTGAAGAATTAAAGAAAATTCCGGAAGTGACGGAGTGTTATTATATCAGCGGCGGATATACTTTGTACTTGAAAATTATTGCCAAAAATCATGAACACATGAGGCAAATACTTTATGAGAAAATCGACAATATCGACGGTATTGCCAAAACAGATTCTATCATGGAACTAGGTTGTGCGTTTAAAAGAAATATTATCCTGTAA
- the rocD gene encoding ornithine--oxo-acid transaminase encodes MNISTNLSKSEELIEKEERYGAHNYHPLPVVLKKGKGVFVWDVEEMRYYDFLSAYSAVNQGHGHPRIIKALKDQAEELTLSSRAFYNDKLGDFEEFVCNLFGYDKSLIMNSGVEAVETAMKLCRKWAYQIKGIQPDQAKIVFAEGNFHGRTISVISASNDESARKDFGPFVGGITHVPYNDVDAFEALLKTDKNVAGFIVEPIQGEAGVVVPDANYLSRIKALCQAYNVLFIADEIQTGIARTGSMLASYEVDSEEKHNQPDILILGKAISGGVLPVSAVLANDEIMLTIKPGEHGSTYGGNPLACAVAREAIQVVIDENLAENAQRLGEIFRAGLENIATKTDLIQSVRGKGLLNAIVINCPEESDMAWNICMKFKENGLLAKPTHGNKIRFAPPLVITEAQIIESLDIIERSLLSVA; translated from the coding sequence ATGAATATTTCAACAAATTTAAGTAAAAGCGAGGAGTTAATAGAAAAAGAAGAACGATATGGTGCACATAATTACCACCCGCTACCTGTCGTACTGAAAAAAGGGAAAGGCGTCTTCGTTTGGGATGTTGAAGAAATGAGGTATTATGACTTTCTTTCTGCTTACTCAGCGGTAAACCAAGGTCATGGTCACCCGAGGATTATTAAAGCGCTTAAAGATCAGGCAGAAGAACTCACCCTAAGTTCCAGGGCATTTTATAATGACAAACTGGGTGATTTTGAAGAATTTGTATGTAACCTCTTTGGTTACGATAAATCCCTGATTATGAACTCGGGTGTGGAAGCAGTTGAAACGGCGATGAAGCTTTGTAGAAAATGGGCATATCAAATCAAGGGAATCCAACCTGATCAGGCTAAGATCGTCTTTGCCGAAGGAAATTTCCACGGCAGAACCATTTCTGTAATTTCAGCCTCCAATGATGAAAGTGCAAGAAAAGACTTTGGCCCCTTTGTAGGTGGCATTACCCATGTTCCCTACAACGATGTGGATGCTTTTGAAGCACTTTTAAAAACAGATAAAAATGTTGCAGGTTTCATAGTAGAACCCATTCAGGGTGAAGCTGGTGTAGTTGTACCAGATGCAAATTACCTGTCGCGCATTAAAGCACTTTGTCAGGCTTACAATGTTTTATTCATTGCTGATGAAATCCAAACCGGAATTGCCCGTACTGGAAGTATGCTAGCTTCTTACGAAGTTGATTCGGAAGAAAAGCACAACCAACCGGATATTCTGATCTTGGGAAAAGCCATTTCTGGTGGCGTATTACCAGTTTCAGCAGTACTTGCCAATGACGAAATCATGTTAACCATTAAGCCAGGCGAACATGGCTCTACCTATGGAGGAAATCCTTTGGCTTGTGCCGTGGCGAGAGAAGCGATACAAGTAGTTATTGATGAGAATCTGGCAGAAAACGCACAGAGACTTGGGGAAATATTCAGAGCTGGATTAGAAAACATAGCCACAAAAACTGACCTGATCCAGTCGGTCAGAGGTAAAGGATTGCTGAATGCGATTGTCATCAATTGCCCGGAAGAATCTGATATGGCCTGGAACATCTGTATGAAGTTTAAAGAGAATGGCTTACTGGCAAAACCTACTCATGGAAATAAGATCCGTTTCGCTCCTCCATTAGTGATTACTGAAGCACAAATTATCGAAAGTCTGGACATTATCGAAAGGTCATTGTTAAGCGTTGCTTAG
- a CDS encoding winged helix-turn-helix transcriptional regulator — MLNIQLNELEAHELVTKVIFPVLPPKVEYSLTDFGKTLIPVIATLGKWGDDNDERLRLAILKSLETGQMTTY; from the coding sequence GTGCTGAATATTCAGTTAAATGAACTGGAGGCTCACGAACTGGTTACTAAGGTCATATTTCCCGTGCTTCCCCCAAAAGTAGAATACAGTCTTACCGACTTTGGCAAAACGTTAATACCCGTCATTGCCACTTTGGGCAAATGGGGGGACGATAATGATGAACGCTTGCGACTGGCAATTCTCAAAAGCCTCGAAACAGGGCAGATGACAACTTATTAA